The DNA segment GCCGCACATGAACCAGAAGAAGCGCCTCAGTGCCATCATGGGCACGCCGGTCCAGGCCGATGCTCCACCACAGGCCTCGGCTGAAACGTCAACGGGTTACACCCCTGTAGCAGGTGCTACGCCGCCCTCCCCGGCCCTGGAGAAGCGTCCCGCGGCGGCGCGCTCCATGGCTGCCATGTGGGCGGCGTCCCGCCCCGCTCCGGCGGAGGCGGACGGCGCCATCGTCGAGCTCGACCCCGACCTGTGCCTGCCCTCGGCGATCGCCGACCGGGTTCCCGACGTCACCGACGAGGCCTTCGACGCCTTCGTGGCGCAGATCCGCGAGCAAGGCCAGCACACGCCGATCCTGGTGCGGCGCCATCCCCGGCAGGCGGGGCGATACGAGATCGCCTACGGGCGCCGCCGGACCCGTGCCGCCAAGGCGCTCGGCAAGCCCGTCCGCGCCGTCCTGCGCGACCTGAGCGATACCGAGCTGGTGGTCGCCCAGGGCTCCGAGAACCTGGCCCGGGAGGACCTGTCCTATATCGAGCGGGCGCATTTCGCCCGCAACATGGAGCAGGCCGGGATCGCCCGGGACGTGATCCTCAAGGCGATGGGCGTGCACCGGCCGGATCTCGCCAACTACCTGGCGGTGGCCGAGGCGATCCCCGCCCCGGTCCTGGCCGCGATCGGGCCGGCCCCGAAGGTCGGGCGCCCGCGCTGGCTCACCCTCGCCGAGCGGATCAAGGCCGCGAGGCCGGAGCAGGTCGAGACCGCCCTCGCCTCTCCGAGCCTCGCCGGCAAGTCCTCGGACGAGCGGTTCACGGCGATCCTGACCGCGCTCGCGGCGCCGCCGCCGCGCAAGGCGAAGCCGCGGGCCGAGACCGTGAAGGATGCCAAGGGGGTGAAGTTCGCGCGCATCGAGCGCAGCTCCGACGGCATGCGGGTGACGCTGGACGAGACGGCTGAGCCGGGCTTCGCCGATTACCTCGCCGAGCGCCTGCCCGAGATCCTGGCCGCCTACCGGCAGGGCAAGGGCTGACCCCTTTCGCACAGGGCGGAGGCGGGGACGCCGCCAGGGAGGATCCCGCAGAGAGGGTGCCGCAACGAGAACGGGCCCGCCGGAT comes from the Methylobacterium currus genome and includes:
- the repB gene encoding plasmid partitioning protein RepB; translated protein: MAAMWAASRPAPAEADGAIVELDPDLCLPSAIADRVPDVTDEAFDAFVAQIREQGQHTPILVRRHPRQAGRYEIAYGRRRTRAAKALGKPVRAVLRDLSDTELVVAQGSENLAREDLSYIERAHFARNMEQAGIARDVILKAMGVHRPDLANYLAVAEAIPAPVLAAIGPAPKVGRPRWLTLAERIKAARPEQVETALASPSLAGKSSDERFTAILTALAAPPPRKAKPRAETVKDAKGVKFARIERSSDGMRVTLDETAEPGFADYLAERLPEILAAYRQGKG